The following coding sequences lie in one Megalodesulfovibrio gigas DSM 1382 = ATCC 19364 genomic window:
- a CDS encoding ABC transporter permease has product MGNPITLFRIFFRILGMAGGAVGAFRMRTLFVACAVALGIASLTLIVAAVDGADKQARDVVARFGVDAALIFGGDMRAAATGQRTLTLTWRDAETLRDSLPGAYLVIPMRSVNNRVTLRAGNRNMDLPTLVGSTANYALAWDWPLAEGRDLREEDVRQAAKVALIGETIAKLLFPGENPLGKTIFANNLPVQIVGRLAERGGTSGGGTPIDSRAVIPLSTLTQRFNLDRTYFRALRIKFHNPELMDTHMENVRSLLRHLHKLKDGDPDDFTIISAAEILKFLSMLQGSLVAFLGVTATVSLLVGGFVLANLFYLSVRERQQEVGLKRAMGAKSWHITLQFLAEAVALTLLGAVLGVGLGVGLGEVLTRYEILTIVLSWKIGILALAASLTVGVVFGLKPARNAAQLHPIEALRGG; this is encoded by the coding sequence GTGGGCAATCCAATCACCTTGTTCCGCATTTTTTTCCGCATCCTGGGCATGGCAGGGGGTGCCGTGGGCGCGTTCCGCATGCGCACGCTGTTTGTGGCCTGCGCCGTGGCCCTGGGCATTGCCTCCCTCACCCTCATCGTGGCCGCCGTGGACGGTGCGGACAAGCAGGCCCGGGACGTGGTGGCCCGATTTGGCGTGGATGCGGCACTCATTTTCGGGGGAGACATGCGCGCCGCCGCCACGGGCCAGCGGACCCTGACCCTTACCTGGCGAGACGCCGAGACCCTGCGCGACTCCCTGCCCGGCGCGTATCTGGTCATCCCCATGCGCTCGGTGAACAACCGCGTCACCCTGCGGGCCGGCAACCGGAACATGGACCTGCCCACCCTGGTGGGTTCCACGGCCAACTACGCCCTGGCCTGGGACTGGCCCCTGGCCGAGGGCCGGGATCTGCGCGAAGAGGACGTCCGCCAGGCCGCCAAGGTGGCGCTCATCGGAGAAACCATCGCCAAGCTGCTCTTCCCGGGCGAAAATCCCCTGGGCAAGACCATCTTCGCCAACAACCTGCCCGTGCAGATCGTCGGCCGGCTGGCGGAACGGGGCGGCACCAGCGGCGGCGGCACCCCCATCGACAGCCGGGCCGTGATCCCCCTGTCCACCCTGACCCAGCGCTTCAACCTGGACCGTACCTACTTCCGCGCCCTGCGCATCAAGTTCCACAATCCCGAGCTCATGGACACGCACATGGAAAATGTGCGCTCCCTGCTGCGCCATCTGCACAAGCTCAAGGACGGGGATCCCGACGACTTCACCATCATCTCGGCGGCAGAAATCCTTAAATTCCTGAGCATGCTCCAGGGCAGTCTGGTGGCGTTTCTGGGAGTCACGGCCACGGTGTCGCTGTTGGTGGGCGGCTTTGTGCTGGCCAACCTGTTCTATCTGAGCGTCAGGGAACGGCAGCAGGAAGTGGGGCTCAAGCGGGCCATGGGCGCGAAATCCTGGCACATCACCCTGCAGTTTCTGGCCGAGGCCGTGGCCCTGACCCTGCTGGGGGCGGTGCTGGGCGTGGGCCTTGGCGTGGGCCTCGGGGAGGTGCTCACGCGGTATGAGATCCTCACCATCGTCCTGTCCTGGAAGATCGGCATCCTCGCCCTGGCAGCCAGCCTGACGGTGGGCGTGGTCTTCGGCCTCAAGCCGGCCCGCAACGCCGCGCAGCTGCATCCCATTGAAGCCTTGCGCGGAGGATGA
- a CDS encoding efflux RND transporter periplasmic adaptor subunit, which translates to MRTLIVLLLLAGLGYGGWWWWQQRQGPPAPQVLATETLERRTVREVLEATGIVKSQVGAVVKIGVQANGRITNLPYRIGDPVEKGALIAQLDDRELQAQKRQVEADIRRYEAELDFSRRFHARQRDLLRGKAIDANTVEDAERSMAVNEAALATARAQLEAIHIRLSYHKIYSPLAGVVGNVTAQEGETVVAGLQAVNLVTVINPSRLEMWIYMDETDIGRVIPGQQVEFTVDAYPDEVFTTEVEQIYPIPEIRDSIVYYQVLCRISTEQATRLRPEMTTQCRVVVQAKPDALALPNTALKWVDKRNVVYVVMRTPETANATAGPPPTQLRAEGQDFTLGLRGPAYSEVLTGFAEGEVVATQVVVPQARKATAAASQGASSRPPGPPGPPPGGPPPSGSGGGPGGGK; encoded by the coding sequence ATGCGAACCTTGATCGTCCTTCTTCTGCTGGCGGGGCTTGGCTATGGCGGCTGGTGGTGGTGGCAGCAGCGGCAGGGGCCGCCGGCTCCGCAGGTGCTGGCTACGGAAACCCTGGAGCGCCGCACCGTGCGCGAAGTCCTCGAAGCCACAGGCATCGTCAAAAGCCAGGTCGGCGCAGTGGTCAAGATCGGCGTGCAGGCCAACGGGCGCATCACCAACCTGCCCTATCGCATCGGCGATCCCGTGGAAAAGGGCGCGCTCATCGCCCAGCTGGACGACCGCGAGCTGCAGGCCCAGAAGCGCCAGGTGGAGGCGGACATCCGCCGCTACGAAGCCGAGCTGGACTTCTCCCGCCGCTTCCATGCCCGCCAGCGCGATCTGCTGCGCGGCAAGGCCATCGACGCCAACACCGTGGAGGACGCCGAGCGCTCCATGGCCGTGAACGAAGCCGCCCTGGCCACGGCCCGCGCCCAGTTGGAAGCCATCCACATCCGGCTGTCATATCATAAAATTTACTCGCCCCTGGCCGGCGTGGTGGGCAACGTCACCGCCCAGGAGGGCGAAACCGTGGTGGCCGGCCTGCAGGCCGTGAATCTGGTGACGGTCATCAATCCGTCCCGCCTGGAGATGTGGATCTACATGGACGAGACGGACATCGGCCGCGTGATCCCGGGCCAGCAGGTGGAATTCACCGTGGACGCCTACCCGGACGAGGTCTTCACCACCGAGGTGGAGCAGATCTACCCCATCCCGGAAATCCGGGACAGCATTGTGTATTATCAGGTGCTCTGCCGCATCAGCACCGAGCAGGCCACCCGGCTGCGACCGGAGATGACCACCCAGTGCCGCGTGGTGGTGCAGGCAAAGCCGGACGCGCTGGCCCTCCCCAATACGGCCCTCAAATGGGTGGACAAGCGCAACGTGGTGTACGTGGTGATGCGGACACCCGAGACCGCCAACGCCACGGCCGGCCCGCCGCCCACGCAACTGCGCGCCGAGGGGCAGGACTTCACCCTGGGCCTGCGCGGTCCGGCGTACAGCGAGGTGCTGACCGGCTTTGCCGAGGGCGAGGTGGTGGCCACGCAGGTGGTGGTGCCCCAGGCCAGGAAGGCCACGGCCGCCGCATCGCAAGGCGCGTCTTCCCGTCCTCCCGGTCCTCCCGGTCCGCCTCCTGGCGGTCCTCCGCCCAGCGGTTCCGGCGGTGGCCCCGGGGGCGGCAAATGA
- the rnhA gene encoding ribonuclease HI, with product MTASCACAGEGPVIIYTDGSCLGNPGPGGWAAILRWNGHAKELSGGHNPTTNNRMEMLAAIMALDSLKRNCTVELYTDSRYLRDGIEKKWLAGWKRRGWLTADKKPVKNQDLWRRLDELITRHKVTMHWVEGHAGHPENERCDVLAKTAASKRNQPPDPGYP from the coding sequence ATGACAGCTTCCTGTGCCTGTGCTGGCGAAGGACCAGTGATCATCTACACGGACGGCTCCTGCCTGGGGAACCCCGGCCCCGGCGGCTGGGCGGCCATTCTGCGCTGGAACGGCCACGCCAAGGAGCTCAGTGGCGGTCACAATCCCACCACCAACAATCGCATGGAGATGCTGGCGGCCATCATGGCCCTGGACTCCCTCAAGCGCAACTGCACCGTGGAACTGTACACGGACTCCCGCTACCTGCGCGACGGCATCGAAAAGAAATGGCTGGCCGGGTGGAAGCGTCGCGGCTGGCTGACGGCAGACAAGAAACCGGTGAAGAACCAGGACCTCTGGCGTCGGCTCGATGAGCTGATCACCCGTCACAAAGTGACCATGCACTGGGTGGAAGGCCACGCCGGCCACCCGGAAAACGAACGCTGCGACGTGCTGGCCAAGACTGCCGCCAGCAAGCGCAACCAGCCGCCGGATCCCGGCTACCCGTAG
- a CDS encoding ABC transporter substrate-binding protein, with product MRVRALSILLLLLSLFSLPAHAAEPIKVGLVVSASGPAAFLGEPEKNTAVMLVDAINAKGGVLGRPIELVIYDDETDVNKCVLAVDKLLKKDKVVAVVGPTTSGNTLAVMPKFEPAKVPLISMSAAEKITSPVNPWVFKVAPSDRHAVERILQDAQAKGMKKIAIITVSDGFGQAGREVLLQLLPQKGFELVADEVFGPKDTDMTAQLTAIKDKAPDAIICWGTNPGPAVVARNRQQLGIAIPLYMSHGVASKKFIELSGDAAEGIYLPAGRLAVAAQIADTHPQKQVLTTYIADYEAQYKMPVSSFGGYAYDGLMLIVEAIKMGNSAEPQAIRDNLEKISGFVGTGGIFTMTAEDHNGLTADAFEMVRIEQGDWKIVQ from the coding sequence ATGCGTGTTCGCGCGTTGTCGATCCTGCTGTTGCTCCTCAGCCTCTTTTCCCTCCCTGCCCACGCCGCCGAGCCCATCAAGGTCGGCCTGGTGGTATCGGCCAGCGGGCCGGCCGCCTTTTTGGGCGAGCCGGAAAAGAACACCGCCGTCATGCTGGTGGACGCCATCAACGCCAAAGGCGGCGTGCTGGGCCGGCCCATCGAGCTGGTGATCTACGACGACGAAACCGACGTGAACAAGTGCGTGCTGGCCGTGGACAAGCTCCTGAAAAAAGACAAGGTGGTGGCCGTGGTAGGCCCCACCACCTCGGGCAACACCCTGGCCGTGATGCCCAAGTTCGAGCCGGCCAAGGTGCCGCTCATCTCCATGTCTGCCGCGGAAAAGATCACCTCCCCGGTCAATCCCTGGGTCTTCAAGGTGGCGCCCTCGGACCGCCACGCCGTGGAGCGCATTCTGCAGGACGCCCAGGCCAAGGGCATGAAGAAGATCGCCATCATCACCGTGAGCGACGGCTTCGGCCAAGCCGGCCGCGAGGTGCTGCTGCAGCTGCTGCCCCAGAAAGGCTTTGAGCTGGTGGCGGACGAGGTGTTCGGTCCCAAGGATACGGACATGACCGCCCAGCTCACCGCCATCAAGGACAAGGCCCCCGACGCCATCATCTGCTGGGGCACCAACCCCGGCCCGGCCGTGGTGGCCCGCAACCGTCAGCAGTTGGGCATCGCCATCCCGCTGTACATGAGCCACGGCGTGGCCTCCAAGAAGTTCATCGAACTGTCCGGAGACGCCGCCGAGGGGATCTACCTGCCCGCCGGCCGGCTGGCCGTGGCGGCGCAGATTGCCGACACGCATCCGCAAAAGCAGGTGCTGACGACCTACATCGCCGACTACGAAGCCCAGTACAAGATGCCCGTCTCCTCCTTTGGCGGCTACGCCTACGACGGGCTGATGCTCATCGTGGAAGCCATCAAAATGGGCAACTCCGCCGAGCCGCAGGCCATCCGGGACAATCTGGAAAAGATCAGCGGCTTTGTGGGCACCGGTGGCATCTTCACCATGACCGCCGAGGACCACAACGGCCTGACGGCGGACGCCTTCGAGATGGTGCGCATCGAACAGGGGGACTGGAAAATCGTGCAGTAA
- a CDS encoding ABC transporter ATP-binding protein translates to MRPQRPESPHAADGPVIELRDVARSFARTAGQILEDRAGNEHNGSNGGSNGEDANAVTVLRDVTLRIMPGEFAALQGTSGSGKSTLLHILGLLDRASRGTYALLGKDVSHLSDDALSTLRSRHIGFVFQSFYLIPYATALDNVLMPGLYTKVSHRQLVQRARELLTMVGLADRMHHKPSQLSGGQQQRVALARALMNRPSLVLADEPTGQLDSRTTREILDLLRTINEQGATVILVTHDPNVAAYARRRLHMEDGRIVRDEQAGTAAAG, encoded by the coding sequence ATGAGGCCCCAACGGCCCGAGTCGCCCCACGCCGCCGACGGGCCGGTCATCGAACTGCGCGACGTGGCGCGCTCCTTCGCCAGAACCGCGGGGCAGATCCTGGAAGATCGCGCCGGCAATGAGCACAACGGGAGCAATGGCGGCAGCAATGGGGAAGACGCCAACGCCGTCACCGTGCTGCGGGACGTCACGCTGCGGATCATGCCCGGCGAGTTCGCGGCGCTGCAGGGCACGTCCGGGTCGGGCAAGTCCACCCTGCTGCACATCCTGGGCCTGCTGGACCGCGCCAGCCGCGGCACGTATGCGCTGCTGGGCAAGGATGTCTCGCATCTGTCGGATGATGCCTTGTCCACCCTGCGCAGCCGGCACATTGGCTTCGTGTTCCAGAGTTTTTACCTCATCCCCTATGCCACGGCCCTGGACAACGTGCTCATGCCCGGGCTGTACACCAAGGTTTCCCATCGCCAGCTGGTGCAGCGCGCCCGGGAGCTGCTGACCATGGTGGGCCTGGCCGACCGCATGCACCACAAGCCCAGCCAGCTTTCCGGCGGCCAGCAGCAGCGGGTGGCCCTGGCCAGGGCGCTGATGAACCGCCCGTCCCTGGTGCTGGCCGACGAACCCACGGGACAGCTGGACTCGCGCACCACCCGGGAAATCCTGGACCTGCTCCGCACCATCAACGAGCAGGGCGCCACGGTGATTCTGGTGACGCATGACCCCAATGTGGCCGCCTACGCCAGACGTCGCCTGCACATGGAAGACGGACGCATTGTGCGCGATGAGCAGGCCGGCACGGCTGCCGCCGGGTAA
- a CDS encoding TPM domain-containing protein, producing the protein MVFFRGLRQMRGPLVRGESTSERLTRLLLLVTVFAICALLFQWNTQRHLDRLKAKETIFDATGTLTADQKDALLQFSQLFKEEFGMEVRVVVSITPLEPPEPNPSVIYLALKPDSREVVLQVPPLAARALGEETLTALRETHFPPYFDDGSWPKGLILALSTIWNILLNQSTAVQ; encoded by the coding sequence ATGGTGTTTTTTCGAGGCCTCCGCCAGATGCGCGGCCCGCTGGTGCGCGGCGAGAGCACCAGCGAACGATTGACCCGCCTGCTGCTGCTGGTGACGGTATTCGCCATCTGCGCCTTGCTGTTCCAATGGAACACCCAGCGCCATCTGGACCGGCTCAAGGCCAAGGAAACCATTTTCGACGCCACGGGCACCCTCACGGCAGACCAGAAGGACGCCCTGCTGCAGTTCTCCCAACTGTTCAAGGAAGAATTCGGCATGGAGGTGCGGGTGGTCGTCTCCATCACGCCCCTGGAACCGCCGGAACCCAATCCCTCCGTCATCTATCTGGCCCTGAAGCCAGACTCCCGCGAAGTGGTGCTGCAGGTGCCGCCCCTGGCGGCCCGCGCCCTGGGCGAAGAAACCCTCACCGCCCTGCGCGAGACGCACTTCCCCCCCTATTTTGACGACGGCTCCTGGCCCAAAGGGCTCATCCTGGCCCTTTCCACCATCTGGAACATCCTGCTCAACCAAAGTACGGCGGTTCAATGA
- a CDS encoding Fic family protein, giving the protein MQPFLPNFLPLKGLDLSSALRLIVQANSALALFKGVLIGVPNPDVMLSPLAMQEAVLSSRIEGTQATVGDVFRYEAGEAPAQESRRNDVFEIINYRKALQVARAELETRPFTLNLLKRLHEILLDSVRGRNKARGQFRTVQNWIGGTGTTMEQAQFVPPEPARVPELLGNWESYYHHDEVDALVQLAIVHAQFEIIHPFLDGNGRLGRILVPLFLHEKGLLSSPVFYISTYLEEHRAAYIESLRQLDNSPESWIRWIEFFLGAIKVQAQRNTETAMAVMQLYATLKERVIECTRSQYAVPLLDQFFHRPVFTSTQIDLGPGGPTYARLSKMLLILREAGILQVIREGSGRRPQILSLHELVTMCEA; this is encoded by the coding sequence ATGCAGCCTTTTTTGCCGAATTTTCTCCCGTTGAAAGGGTTGGACCTGAGTTCCGCATTGCGCCTCATCGTCCAAGCAAATAGCGCGCTGGCCTTGTTCAAGGGAGTGCTGATCGGAGTTCCCAACCCGGATGTCATGCTTTCCCCCTTGGCCATGCAGGAAGCCGTGCTGTCATCACGCATTGAAGGCACGCAGGCGACAGTAGGCGACGTGTTCCGGTACGAGGCGGGCGAAGCGCCGGCGCAGGAGTCCCGCCGCAACGATGTTTTTGAGATCATCAACTACCGCAAGGCGTTGCAGGTGGCTCGGGCCGAACTGGAGACGAGGCCGTTCACGCTGAATCTCCTGAAGCGATTGCATGAGATTCTTTTGGACAGCGTTCGCGGGCGCAACAAGGCGCGGGGGCAGTTCCGTACGGTGCAAAATTGGATTGGCGGAACCGGCACTACCATGGAACAGGCGCAGTTCGTGCCGCCGGAGCCGGCGCGCGTGCCGGAACTGCTGGGCAATTGGGAATCGTATTATCACCATGACGAAGTGGACGCCCTGGTGCAACTGGCCATCGTGCATGCCCAGTTCGAGATTATCCACCCATTTTTGGACGGCAACGGTCGCCTGGGCCGCATTCTTGTTCCCCTGTTCCTGCATGAGAAGGGGCTGCTTTCCAGTCCGGTTTTCTACATTTCAACCTATCTGGAAGAGCACCGGGCCGCATACATCGAATCTTTGCGGCAATTGGACAATTCGCCGGAGAGTTGGATTCGCTGGATAGAATTCTTTCTGGGGGCGATCAAGGTGCAGGCACAAAGAAATACGGAGACGGCCATGGCGGTGATGCAGTTGTACGCAACGCTCAAGGAGCGTGTGATTGAGTGTACGCGGTCGCAGTATGCCGTGCCGTTGCTCGATCAGTTTTTCCACCGTCCGGTGTTCACCAGTACCCAGATAGATCTTGGCCCTGGTGGTCCAACGTATGCCAGGCTGAGCAAAATGCTACTCATTCTGCGCGAGGCGGGAATCCTGCAAGTCATCCGCGAGGGCAGCGGCCGGCGTCCGCAAATCCTGTCCCTGCACGAGCTGGTGACGATGTGTGAAGCGTAG
- a CDS encoding aldehyde ferredoxin oxidoreductase N-terminal domain-containing protein — MAVHPFRVLHVRLDQGKGQVLELPGRAEHLGGSGLAAMLYQQFGDLTLPALHPSQPLIFAIGPLTGWFPLMSKTVCGFKSPYTEEYAETHAGGRLGLSLRFSGLDALVLTGAAARLTCLVVGSNRMEFHDVNFMKGMDVFTTGKHMRRYGKSNAGHRSTLRIGPAGENQSAFACINVDTYRHFGRLGAGAVLGAKQVKGLIVAGDRSLPLPENKNYPKLFKEIHTALTATDMMRKYHDLGTPINMAVLNGIRALPWRNLQATTDACIDDVSGERFAEQLLLRKTACAGCPVGCIHIGLLRQLFAEDHNYLYRQVGYDHETVFANGSMLGMTKAWKILVLLDEAEKQGLDAISSGVALAWATEAFEKGLISEKETLVPLKWDDVESYRLACVHLGLASNEFYRLLAQGVLKAAAVYGGADFACVLGQEMAGYATGENFFISQAMGFRYSHLDSAGYSYDQKTKDKDAAKAIEFMIEDEKARVMLCSLVSCLFARSAYTPEKVHEALIATDQPELAEALDSSVEAIRRTRWRLKLQSGYAPEQVQLPKRFLEVETWKGKMDPAYVEELKTLYAQKIREMGA, encoded by the coding sequence ATGGCTGTACATCCCTTCCGCGTCCTCCACGTCCGTCTGGACCAGGGCAAGGGCCAGGTGCTGGAACTGCCCGGCCGCGCCGAACACCTGGGCGGCTCCGGCCTGGCGGCCATGCTGTATCAGCAATTCGGCGACCTCACCCTGCCGGCCCTGCATCCCAGCCAGCCCCTTATCTTCGCCATCGGCCCGCTGACCGGCTGGTTCCCCCTCATGAGCAAGACGGTCTGCGGCTTCAAAAGTCCGTACACCGAAGAATATGCCGAGACCCATGCCGGCGGCCGGCTGGGCCTTTCCCTGCGCTTCTCAGGCCTGGATGCCCTGGTGCTCACCGGCGCGGCCGCGCGGCTCACCTGTCTGGTGGTGGGCAGCAACCGCATGGAGTTCCATGACGTCAACTTCATGAAAGGCATGGATGTCTTCACCACCGGCAAGCACATGCGGCGCTACGGCAAGTCCAACGCCGGGCACCGCTCCACCCTGCGCATTGGCCCGGCCGGGGAAAATCAGAGCGCCTTTGCCTGCATCAATGTGGATACCTACCGCCACTTCGGCCGCCTGGGCGCCGGCGCCGTGCTGGGCGCCAAGCAGGTCAAGGGCCTCATCGTCGCCGGGGACCGCTCCCTGCCCCTGCCGGAAAACAAGAACTATCCCAAGCTGTTCAAGGAAATTCACACCGCCCTCACCGCCACGGACATGATGCGCAAGTACCACGACCTGGGAACACCCATCAACATGGCCGTGCTCAACGGCATCCGCGCCCTGCCCTGGCGCAACCTGCAGGCCACCACCGACGCCTGCATCGACGACGTTTCCGGCGAACGCTTTGCCGAACAGCTCCTCCTGCGCAAGACGGCCTGCGCCGGCTGTCCCGTGGGCTGCATCCACATCGGCCTGCTGCGCCAGCTCTTTGCCGAGGATCACAACTACCTGTACCGCCAGGTCGGCTACGACCACGAAACCGTCTTTGCCAACGGCTCCATGCTCGGCATGACCAAGGCCTGGAAAATCCTGGTGCTGCTGGACGAAGCCGAAAAGCAGGGCCTGGACGCCATCTCCTCCGGCGTGGCCCTGGCCTGGGCCACGGAAGCCTTTGAGAAGGGGTTGATTTCCGAAAAGGAAACCCTCGTGCCCCTCAAGTGGGACGACGTGGAAAGCTACCGTCTGGCGTGCGTGCACCTGGGGCTGGCCAGCAACGAGTTTTACCGCCTGCTGGCCCAGGGCGTGCTCAAGGCCGCGGCGGTGTACGGCGGGGCAGACTTCGCCTGCGTGCTGGGCCAGGAAATGGCCGGCTACGCCACCGGGGAGAACTTCTTCATCTCCCAGGCCATGGGCTTCCGCTACTCGCACCTGGATTCCGCCGGCTACAGCTACGACCAGAAAACCAAGGACAAGGACGCCGCCAAGGCCATCGAGTTCATGATCGAGGACGAAAAGGCCCGCGTGATGCTCTGTTCGCTGGTGTCCTGCCTCTTTGCCCGCAGCGCCTACACCCCGGAAAAGGTGCACGAGGCGCTCATCGCCACGGACCAGCCGGAACTGGCCGAAGCCCTGGACTCCAGCGTGGAAGCCATCCGCCGCACCCGCTGGCGGCTCAAGCTCCAGAGCGGCTATGCGCCGGAACAGGTCCAACTGCCCAAGCGGTTCCTGGAAGTGGAAACCTGGAAAGGCAAGATGGACCCGGCCTATGTGGAGGAACTCAAAACCCTGTACGCGCAGAAGATCCGGGAGATGGGGGCGTAG
- a CDS encoding fused MFS/spermidine synthase produces the protein MTVPSPASPSSFASLLRRHSDAALPAAFFCAGVSSLMFETLWVRMLTRFLGSTFTATALVLGVFLAGISLGALTGGLFADRTRRPLTVFSGLQVMVALLCGFSSLIAVDIWGHWFVTNVALRGMTPGTALVARISCVAASVGPASFLMGMALPLLVSACSRRMGWQQGFGRLYAWHALGAVLGALWAGYIYLGWLGESGTIFVAALGNLAAAGLAQLPAPVIRSTEEVEEAQRRRRRERIPAPLYLPFQRRMALAGLATGGAIFLALQALWARLLLLPLQTGTYSFSAMMAMSLLGAGLGSWASTRSGLALRRPLTSLGLALAAMGALAAMGLGSFGAALRTSDAFALGGGMNVAFWLTFPAAFCFGWLLPTGARACLLYPDAPGEETGRLYTVNTVGAIIGAAIGAALLAPQLGVVRGAQLCCLLAVAVGGMLLAIAPREERRRMLWTVPACVVLLVWGLGRAGDPLAQAMTQRATALLGPDMDIYATLEGADALAVVAGNPADSQDRALVRNGRQVFRATADDALLAWLPMAITEHPRRILLVNVNTGTALSAATQWPVPPLGVTAVDPAPGIFDALQFFQANATELLALESVSTSPRDGRSHLLMHAQRHDVIAIALTSPVWNGDTVSLCTRQFFELCRDRLNSNGLLALQIPPANPRATAMILATLSRVFPGLSVWKGLETDAILAIAAKRPFKHLDEDRPGIAARLALLMRQHRGGTAASGPLDTDAFAALFLAREDVLAPLLEPFPTITDRNSRIDFPLQFIGEDGFADPGPHLDAASLAAAIAAKDLTRLP, from the coding sequence ATGACCGTTCCTTCCCCTGCCTCGCCCTCCTCCTTCGCCTCCCTGCTGCGCCGCCACAGCGACGCCGCGCTGCCTGCGGCCTTTTTCTGCGCCGGCGTCTCCAGCCTGATGTTCGAGACGCTGTGGGTGCGGATGCTGACGCGATTTCTCGGCTCCACCTTCACCGCCACGGCCCTGGTGCTGGGCGTGTTCCTGGCCGGCATTTCCCTGGGCGCCCTCACCGGCGGCCTGTTTGCGGACAGGACCCGCCGTCCCCTGACCGTGTTCAGCGGCCTGCAGGTGATGGTGGCGTTGCTGTGCGGCTTTTCCAGCCTCATCGCCGTGGATATCTGGGGGCACTGGTTCGTCACCAACGTGGCCCTGCGCGGCATGACGCCCGGCACCGCCCTGGTGGCGCGCATCTCCTGCGTTGCGGCCAGCGTGGGCCCGGCCAGCTTCCTCATGGGCATGGCCCTGCCCTTGCTCGTCTCCGCCTGCAGCCGCCGCATGGGCTGGCAGCAAGGCTTTGGCCGGCTCTATGCCTGGCATGCCCTGGGGGCGGTGCTGGGCGCGCTGTGGGCAGGCTACATCTATCTGGGATGGCTGGGAGAGTCCGGCACGATATTCGTGGCCGCCCTGGGCAATCTGGCCGCAGCCGGCCTGGCCCAGCTGCCCGCACCGGTCATCCGCTCCACGGAAGAAGTGGAGGAGGCCCAACGCAGACGCCGCCGGGAGCGCATCCCCGCGCCCCTGTATCTGCCCTTCCAGCGTCGCATGGCCCTGGCCGGCCTGGCCACGGGCGGCGCGATTTTTCTGGCCCTGCAGGCCCTGTGGGCCCGGCTGCTGCTGCTGCCCCTGCAAACGGGCACGTACAGCTTCAGCGCCATGATGGCCATGAGCCTGCTGGGTGCGGGCCTGGGCAGCTGGGCCTCCACCCGCTCCGGCCTGGCCCTGCGACGGCCGCTCACCTCCCTGGGGCTGGCCCTGGCGGCCATGGGCGCGCTGGCGGCCATGGGGCTGGGCAGCTTCGGCGCGGCCCTCAGGACCTCCGACGCCTTCGCCCTCGGCGGCGGCATGAACGTGGCCTTCTGGCTGACCTTCCCGGCCGCCTTCTGCTTCGGCTGGCTGCTGCCCACGGGCGCGCGGGCCTGCCTGCTGTATCCGGACGCCCCCGGCGAGGAGACGGGCCGGCTCTACACCGTGAACACCGTGGGCGCCATCATCGGGGCGGCCATCGGTGCGGCCCTGCTGGCGCCGCAGCTCGGCGTGGTGCGTGGGGCGCAGTTGTGCTGCCTGCTGGCCGTGGCCGTGGGCGGGATGCTGCTGGCCATCGCCCCGCGGGAGGAACGCCGCCGGATGCTCTGGACCGTGCCCGCGTGCGTGGTGCTGCTGGTGTGGGGGCTGGGTCGCGCCGGGGATCCCCTTGCCCAGGCCATGACCCAGCGCGCCACGGCGTTGCTGGGACCGGACATGGACATCTACGCCACCCTGGAAGGCGCGGACGCCCTGGCCGTGGTGGCCGGCAATCCTGCGGATTCCCAGGACCGCGCCCTTGTCCGCAACGGCCGTCAGGTATTTCGCGCCACGGCGGACGATGCCCTGCTCGCCTGGCTGCCCATGGCCATCACCGAGCACCCGCGACGCATCCTGCTTGTCAACGTCAACACCGGCACCGCCCTGTCTGCCGCCACCCAGTGGCCCGTGCCGCCCCTGGGCGTGACGGCGGTGGACCCCGCACCGGGCATCTTCGACGCGTTGCAGTTCTTCCAGGCCAACGCCACGGAGCTGCTGGCCCTGGAGAGCGTCTCCACCAGCCCGCGCGACGGCCGCAGCCACCTGCTGATGCATGCCCAGCGCCACGACGTCATCGCCATCGCCCTGACCTCGCCCGTCTGGAATGGCGACACCGTGTCCCTGTGCACCCGGCAATTCTTCGAGCTGTGCAGGGATCGTCTGAACTCCAACGGGTTGCTGGCCCTGCAGATTCCCCCGGCCAATCCCCGGGCCACAGCAATGATCCTGGCCACCCTGTCCCGGGTGTTCCCGGGCCTGTCCGTCTGGAAGGGGCTGGAGACGGATGCCATTCTGGCCATCGCCGCCAAGCGGCCGTTCAAGCATCTGGATGAGGACCGGCCCGGCATCGCCGCCCGGCTGGCGCTGCTGATGCGGCAGCACCGCGGCGGGACCGCCGCGTCCGGCCCCCTGGACACGGATGCGTTCGCCGCCCTGTTCCTGGCCCGGGAGGATGTGCTTGCGCCGCTGCTGGAGCCGTTCCCGACCATCACAGACCGGAACTCCCGCATCGACTTTCCCTTGCAATTCATTGGTGAAGACGGATTTGCCGACCCCGGCCCACACCTGGACGCCGCCAGTCTGGCCGCGGCCATCGCCGCCAAGGACTTGACAAGGCTTCCATAG